The Salvia splendens isolate huo1 chromosome 20, SspV2, whole genome shotgun sequence nucleotide sequence AGATGTTAAGATttcacaggccaaacggcagaTGTAGACTGGGAAACCAGAGTAAAAATTGCCGTTGGCATTGCTGAAATACACAAAAAACTTGGCGGGATGCTTGTCTATGGAAACATTAAGGCATCAAATATTTTTCTCAATCAACAACTATACGGCTGTGTATCAGATTTCGTCTTGTCAAACATGATGAAATCTAGACTCAAACCAACTTCATCAGATGTGTATAGCTTAGGAATTCTGCTACTCGAGCTTCTAACTAGAAAGAATCCTGCAGCTGTTAACCTAGTCAAGCTGGTTAATTCAGTTAAAACTAATGAGAGGGCTGCTAACGTTTTCGATCCCGATCTATTGAAGCATCCTTCCATCAGTGAACAGATGATTAAAATGTTGCAAATAGGAGTTAAATGTGTCGCTAATTCAGCAAAAAAGAGACCTAAAATATCTGAAGTGGTGGAGATGTTGGCGGACATTGACATATTGAACCGAGTGAGCCGCTCTTTGGACTCAACGAGCCGGGAAGGAAAACTTGTATTTGTTGAGGATGTTAATGTAGATCCTATATTTGAGATTGAGCATTTACTGGAGGCTTCTGCTGAGGTGGTTGGGAAAGGATCATTCGGGAATAGTTACAAGATAACACTCAACAATGGAAGTGTAGTTATGGTGAAGAGATGTAAAGATGTGAATCCAACATTCAAGGATTTTCAGAATCATGTCGAGTTATTTGGAAAAATGAATCACACAAATATCGGTAGATTAAAGGCTTTTTACTATTCAAGGTATGAAAAGCTTTTGTTGTATGATTATTACACTCAAGGCTGCATATCTTCGCTACATGGTACGTTGAATCTTGTTATTGAGTTGACAGAGATAATTCAGTTTCTAATGTAGGAAATACATTAGTTGTATCTGAATGTGTTTATGCTGATTTTGTAGGGATAAGAGGTGATGACTGGGTGACCAGATTCAAGATTGCTCTTGGAGCAGCAAGAGGTATCGCTCACGTCCACGGACAAGATCAGAAGCTTGTGCTCGGAAATATAAAATCCTCCAATATTTTCCTCAATGACCAAAATCATGCCATTGTGGCCTTTGATGCTGGATTGGCAAATCTGATAAGTCCCGAGAGGCTGCCATGTGTACTAGATTCGGTCTACTGTGCCCCGGAAGTAAAAAACGTGGCGGGAGTGTCACAGGCTTCTGATGTCTATAGCTTTGGAGTTGTTCTGCTTGATCTTTTTTACGGAGAATCATCTCAAGATTTTGAATCACTACCTGAGCTGGTTGGAACTGTCAATCATACTCATGAATGGCATGCGGATCTGGTGGATGTCGCTTGTCTGAGGTACGGAGACGAGCAGGCGGTGGCACAAGTGTTGCAGATGGCAGCGGGTTGTGTTGGCACAGCCGTGGAACGTAGGCCTACGATATTTGAAATGGTAAAGGTGTTGGAAGAAATTGAATGTTCATCTGTTCAATCAGGAATGGAATCCTTATTGGAGAATCTGCTGCCCATGCTATCACCATAATCCATGGGGTATTTCCTCAGATTTTCTTTTATCTGCTTCACAATTCCTTTTTTGGTGCATTTATTGCAAATGGTACTGAGTTGCCGGACATCAGGAGCTCCGGATAGAACAACGGCCATCGAGACTCCAAAAGAGAGCTGGAGGAGTTGATAAAAGTGGTTGATTCAAACAAGAAAATTAAGAATTCTAAAAGGTCTGTAAATGTTTACTGTTGTATTTATAAGTAAGTATGTATATGTTGGAGACTAAACAAACAGGAATCATTCCAAAACTGATGTGGGACATTGAGTCCATAACAATCAACCCCTCTTAaggccaacgtcctcgttggtcatgGCTAGTTCTTTGTCCGGCTACCACTCCGAGTTGGCCCCAAACTCGTTGTGATGGAGGCTCCATTTCTAAATTCGAGTTCTCAATTCCATGACACCAAACAcacactaaaaatgaaaaggaaaTTTGGACAACAAATTTGATACAAGCAAGAGATTGATGGAGGACTAAACATGACAAGCTATACTAATCTCAACATCGAATAATATAGATTCAAGCTATACTAATCTCAATGACACTACCGTTGTCATAATCCATCTGTGATGCAGAACCAGTTGAATCTGCAGCCCGACTCTTGTCCTCGTTTACTAAGTGAGATGGATGCTCTGGAATCTTCAAATCTTCTACGTAACCTTCCAACATCTCCAACACTGTGTTCATTGATGGACGATTATCTGGATTCATTTGTATGCACCATAGACCAACTATTGTCATCTTCTCAAGTACACTCTTCCCAATCACATTGTAATTATCAATATTGGTGTTCTCTGCTTCTCCAATTACAATACCCTTACCTTTGTTAATACAATCATATATCCAATCTGGGAAATACTTGGTTGAATCATCTTTGTTTTCCCTCAACTCTCTGTTTACGCCCGCCATCTCCATCAACAACATCCCAAAACTATATACATCGGCCTTGTGAGACACTAGGCCAATGCTTCTGTTGATGAGTTCCGGAGTAACATAGCCTATGGTGCCTCTAGCAGCAGTGATCGTCACTGTGTCCTTTTCTACCGAGCATAACTTTGCTAGCCCGAAATCGGAGACCTTGGGGACAAACTTGTCATCAAGAAGTATATTGTGAGGCTTGATATCAAAATGCAAGATCTTGATATCGCAACCACTATGCAAATATTGAATCCCTCGAGCCACTCCAACCGCAATCTTGAATTTCATATCCCAATCCAATGAAGATGCTTTTTCTGGGTTGAGTATGTACTTGTCAAGAGAACCATTTGGCATGAAATCGAGAATGAGGACGCGCTTGGATCTCTCTGCACAATACCCAACAAGTTGGACAACGTTGACATGATGGATCCTCCCAATTGTTCCGATTTCATTGATGAAATCTTTGTCTTTTATTTTGGCTTTTCCCAATAGCTTGACTGCCACGTAATGGCCACTCCGAAGCTTTCCTTTGTAAACAGAGCCGAAGCCACCTTCACCTAGTTTTTCTCGGAAATTTCTAGTCATCTTCTTTATTTCTGAGTAGGAGTACCTGATAGGGGATAGATGGTTGTCATTTTGTAGGAAGCTCTCTATTTCCTCGTACGCGGACAAATGCCTTCTTCGGAATTTGTAGATCAGGAACCACATCCCGCCGAGAAACCCCATGATGAATCTTACTTCCATGCTAACAACAGTCACTTCAGAAAGAGAATATGGTTTCTCAAGATGTACCATTCTTGGGAGCTCATCGATGGATTGAGCTCCGGGGAGCAAAACTGCATTTCCACACACATGGATAGCAAAATAAGTTTCCAAACAGAGTAAAAATATGCTCCAAATAACACAAAATATTCCAGACAGAAGGAGTGTAAGAAGTCTTTACATGGTGTTGTTTGAGTCCAAAAATAGGCCCCAAGTGCGATGATGACCATGATTTTTAGAGGAATAATTAACCCACCAAATACAACAGCTGGAAATTTTCAATTCAAAGTTAATTACTGCCAACATACAAATCTCTAATGCAAATCAGTTACATTAGTAGTCTCACCAAGTATGAGCATTAAAATCAGGAGACAGCCTCCAGTTGGACCTAATGAGAAATACAAGAAAAGTTGTTGAGAAGTATCAATGCTTATCTCACCACTTGTTTCTATTCTTCTTAGGATTGTTCGGTCGCCATGTAGATTATGTCTATTCTTTTATGTCTTCTTTACAGTGCCAAGATTACACtgtatctcatgattatccatcttaCACTATTATATTGTCTAACGAACTAAACGTCATCTTACTTTATAGACATGCAACATACCGATTATCTTACCTTTAGGTGATCGGAAGGAGTCCAAGATGTACACTGCAAATCCAGGTGCACAAAAAGGTATCAACAATAGAAATGAAATCCTAAACTTGTAAGCAATGATCTTACCCCATTTATAATATTGTTGCGACAGTGGATGGCCGCAATCAACTAGGCCATCTGAAATTGGAGAACAACCCCATGTTCCTCCTTTGCAGTAGCTACACATAAAACTCCACCAAGACATATCAAATCCATATAGCAGAGACTGATATATTTCTGAGAGCGATGCATTATTCAAAATTTGAGAACACCTAGATATTGGGTCGAGCGATACATTATTCAAATATTGTAAACACCCAGATGTTGTCAGTATAGAAACTATTGTGCACATGTTGTCAATATCGTTGGGAGTCAAGTTCCCAAGCTTTATGTATGTGTATTTGGTAGATTGCTCACAATCAGTAAGTTGGGTAAAGAGGGAAGAGTTATGCAACGGATGCTCGCACCTCACCAAATAAATAAGATGTTCAAAATCAGGGAACATAATAGAAAAAAAGATATCCTCATCTAGAGGATAGGAAGGAAGAGAACAGATGTTGTCGTTTGTGGAAATAGCAGAGAGCCTGATGTTATGGTACTGGTAATCGATTTCTTTGACATAATATTTCCGGGATTTGCGATAAAGTAGGGTGACGTTGTTTTCGCATACTAACTCGTAACCAGGGCCGCGACAGGTGCTGAGACGGAAAGGGTAGCTAATATTGCGAACGAGGCCACATGAAGAAGGGGGACATTTAGTTTGAAAGGAGTGAGCTGAGCCTGAGAGAATCAAGAGGGATGAGtagatgaggaagaggaggttTTGAGTTATCATTTTTTCTTGGATTCATATTTTTCCCACACAAACTTAGTCATTTTATAAGGCAACATCTATGACTAAGTCTCCTCTTCTTTCTTTGTCACAATCACAAATCTTAATCAAAATGAACACTAACTTCTGGGAAGGGCAAAAGATTGACTAGTTAGTCTCAAGTCTTCTCTTCTATAATTATGGCCATGATAATATTTAATAGCAGCTGGTCACAACCAACCCACTATATTAAAAATGGGATAACTGGTCACCAATTTTGCTCAAATTCCGGTTTTTCTCACGACCtataaaattggcgtataaagtcaccaactttgctGGGTCGCTGGTATTTcccaaattgaaaattttcaaaataaattaagagagtaatttctatatttaaattttttttgtgtattttacttTCATTTACCTCAATAAAATGTATATTTGTCTGTtttccttggaaaataaaagagTAATGTGCATTCTATTTAATATTACTTGAGAACTTAATCTTTAATTTAATCTGATAATATAGTTGGTTTTCCATTATTGTTGATAGTGATATGCTAAATAGTTGGTTTTCCATTATTGTTGAAAGCAAAATTGAGCTAAACATATTTTCTGGTTTAAACACGTCTATCATAAATGGAGACAAAGTTTTTACTTTTATCTCCATCTTTTTTTTGTGTATTACGCTTCTttaaaacttgaataatattttcatttacGACTATGatagtataattttttgtgGTCTTTTGGCCATTGAACTATGGCAATGGTCTTTGTTCGTTAGTTCAcaaatcatatttattatttttcgaTAAAGTCACAACAATCTTTGTCGTTAGTTGGCAGTTAACAATTATTCTCTCAACGATCTTTATTACTTGTCgttaaaatcaattttattattaaatttcaaaatataatgttaaatttattttgataaaagtGTAAATTTGATATAAAGTTACAATAAACTTATTTTTTCATGGTAAAACTCATTTAGATAACTTTTATTTAGCTGATAAAAAGTTTCTTTTCCATCTAATAAGTTGAGTCGTCACGGTGGTAATTGAAAATTTATTACTAATTAGTTTAGGTGTATCTGAAATTGGATCAGTAAAAAAacgaaaaccaaaataaaataagctccattgatattttaatttattttcttctaaATTGTAAGAATGACCGATTAaatcctatttatttaatttctttttctccaTCTATTTCGAAACACCTactaatgaaatatttatttatcactTCCTTAATATTCCCTTTCATATTAATATGTAAAGAGTCGTAATTCATTTTCTTCACTTAGCGATTCATATATGATATAttcattcaaaaattaaaatcttTAATTATGATGGAAAAAGCATCCTCTTATAATAAAAAGTCAAACGATTCTCTTTAAGGAAAAGATAGGGatcttattatttatttcagattttaaaatttaatattaaatttataatttggtGAAAGTGTAATTAATTATGGCCTAAATATAAACAAAGCTTTTTTTAATGGTGAAACTCTTATTATGTTTATGTAGCTTACAATATTTGTTGTATGTAAGTCGTTGCATTGTAGTTATCGCGACGATCTTTGTTGTTAGTTTATGGTTAAAAACAAACCGTTAATCTAACGTTATATTCTTTATTTGGTAGAATAATAATACGTATTTAAATTAAactaggctttttcatggcaaAACTCTTATTTTCGTAATTTACAACTATGTTTATCGTTTGTCGGTCGTTGTACAATAATTATCACTATGATATTTGTCGTTAGTTGACATTTCTCAAATATTCAATAAACACATGATCCTTTTGaaattaaatgtgaaatttactactccctccgtcccaaaaaaatatgcactttgggttcggcacgggttttaatgcaaaatttgtaaagtaagagagaggtagagagaaaaggtaaataaggtattgttagtggagaatgagtctcacctcattagagaaaaaaataggtccaaaattagaaagtgtatattcttgtgagacggatgGAATATTTGGTAATAGACTAATTCTATAACTTACAACGATCTTTGTCGTCTTTTGGCCGTTGAACAATAGTGTTTGTGGCAATGGTCTTTGTCGTTAGTTGacaatcatatttattatttgtcgATAAAGTTACAACAATCTTTGTCGTTAGTTGGTAGTTAACAATTATTGCCTCAATGATCTTTATTACTTGAAgttaaaatcaattttatattaaatttaaaaatctaaTGTTAAATTGATTTTTTGATGAAAATGTAAATTAGATAGAAAGTTAAAATAAACTTGTTTTTTCATGGTAAAACTCATTTATATAACTTTTATTTAGCtgataaaatactccctccgtctccaaagaatatgcactttaggttcgacacgagttttaatgtaaaattggtaaagtaagagagaggtagagagaaaaagtaattaaagtgtTGTTAGTGAGGAATGAGTCTCATTTCATTAGAGAGCAAAggctttccaaaattagaaagtgcatattcttgtgggacggactaaaaatgaaagacaCTTCAGAAAAACTCGTCAATTAGTGACGGAAATTTCCGTCACTAAACAGCGAAATTTCTCCACTTAACATATTAGCGACGGATCAAGTATTGGCATATCCGTCAATAACAAACTTGTCAGTAAAAAATTTTACTATGACGGAAACCATAGCCGCTGCTCCGCATTAGTGACGGAGAAATCTGTCACTAATTAGTGACTGACACTTTTCTGTCACTAATTCTGTCAGTAGATGTTGAGCTATTTGATGCCGTCACTAATTCCGTCACTattttgcacttttttttttgtagtgagaatgcatattcttgaggaAGTATTTCTTTTCTATCTAATAAGTTCAGTCATCACAGTGgtaaatgaaaaattatttcTAATTAGTTTAGGAGAATTTGAAATTGAACAGAATAGAAATTGaattagtaaaaaatgaaaaccaaaataaaataagcttaattgatattttaataacttttcttcttttaaattaatgtaagaATGACTGATTAAATccgatttatttaatttcttttcccCCATCTAATTTGAAACCCGTactaatgaaatatttatttatcactTCCTTAATATTTCCTTTCATATTAATATGTAAAGAGTCATAATTAATTCTTTACTTAGCGATTCCATATATGATATATTCATTCAAAAATGTTATAATATTTTAGTATATATGAATCAGCCTTCCCTATGTAGAACAATTTTGTTCTTATATCATGTGTAGATTCCTCACAAATTACTTGTAACTgaaaaaacccaaaaataaattGGTTGTAACTATAAGTTGGTGTATAATTAAGTGGAAGAAAGAgtcaaccaaaataaaaaaatggtactccctatgtcccataatagatgtcacactttcatttttagtttgtcccacaaaagatgtcacatttcttcttttagaaaaaattctctctcatgtcaattataaaattatattttctctcaccacttaacacacaaaataacatctcttaAAATCTCGTATCATCTTCCAAGTGTGACATTTACTATGGGACAGGGggagtatataaataattaaattgtagtTACAACCATTTGCAATTaatgatgaggaagaaagagccaaaattcaaaaacaaaaatgacATGAAAAACTAAATTATTGTTACAACTTTTTTCTATTAATGATAcgagaaagaaaaaagtcaaaattccaaaacaaaatagtatgaaaaattaaattatacttaCAACTTTTTGCAATTAAGAGGGAGAAAAGAGCCAAAATCCcaaataaaatgacatgaataatTACACTACAGTTACAACTTTTTGAAATAAATGACATGAGTGTATGAAAGGAAATTTTGCGGAAATTGTGAGAATACAATATAAACAGTatctttttatgaaaaaatattatatattatcTAAAGAGTCGTGTAGCtgtatatattttttagaaCTATGCTTTAATTATAGTTTATTTAATTTCaagaaaattataatatattgaAATAAAAGTTCTTTTATAACTAGCATTACGTAAATAACATtagataattaaaaattaaggttatgaaagaaaaataaagaaaacgtaacagataaaaaaaattaggaaagaaaacaaaaaggaaataaatcaaaataagaaaaagaaaagagaacaAAAGGTGGGTTTGATCGAAATAGTAAGAGatcgaaaaaagaaaattatagtactattatcAAAGTCGTTGACTCTTTTCAAATAAATGTATTTTGTTATAGTTTTTACATCCTAGTACAGATTATTTCTCATGATCTTTATTTATCTAGCATACTCATTACACATTTTATTATGAAcaaaatattattcaagtttttaTTCAAGTTATTAAGaatcaaaataaatcaaaatatactTATGTCCTCAAAATTTCCCGCTCATATCATTAACTGCAAAAAGTTATAACTGtaattaatttttcatgtcatttttattttaggatttAGGTTCTTTTCTTCCTTATATCGTTAATTGCAAAAAGTTATAactgtaatttaatttttcatgttatTCTTATTTTAGGATTTTGGCCTTTTTCTTCCTCATATCATTAATTGCATAAAGTTATAactgtaatttaatttttatgctatttttattttcagattttggctcttttctttctcatagCATTAATTGCAAAAAGTTGtaactttaatttaatttttcttgccatttttattttgagattttGGCTTCATATCATTAATTGCAAAAAGTGGtaaatgtaatttaattattcttgtcatttttattttgggatttttgtcatcatacaattaattgcaaaaaattgtaaatctaatttaatttttcattccaTTATTATTTTGGGATTtgacattttcttcttcttaattGTCCATCAACCTGCATACGAGTATATCTACACATGAGATAAAAACAAATTCATTCTTCGTAGAGAAGTTAATGTAGATAAAAGTGTTCTGTTTTTTACATAAAAAGTCATAACTCTagatagtagtatatttttataaaaaaatatatgttatATTGTATTCTCATAACTTTAGCAAAATATCCTCTCTCACACTCATATTATTAATTGCAAAAAACTTGTAGttatgtaattaaaattttcatgcCATTCATTTTGAGATTTTGgctctttcttttaatttattgtatacAGCTTGTATATCTACACATGAGATAAGTAATGAGTTAACTGCATTCTAGGTCCACAATTTGAAGTTTCACTTTAACTAAATCTGAATTataagaaatattaaaaaagtgcataaaaaaaaattagcgcAACGACCAACAAACGACAATGATAATTGTAAGTTGCAGAATAAGAGTTCtgtgtttattttaaatcaGAATTATTCTTTCACCAAATGTTCGGTttaacattaaaattaaaaaacatgtATATCTAATCAATATTATGCAACAGTAAACGTACAAAAAAGATCGTTGTGACAGTTCAACGGCCAACCGGTCGTTGTGACAGTTATTGTTTGAAGTTCAATTAACGACAAAGATCATCATGACATTTATTATTCAACGACAAATCCTAAATCAACTATCAACTCACGACAAAGACTATTTTTACAGTTATTGTTCAACGGCCAACTAACGAAAAAGATTATTGTGATATTCCTTTACCAAATAATAAGTATGACATTTAATTAGTCTATAATAAATACCATTGTTAACTAACGATAAAGATAGTTGTCCTAGTTGTTATTTACCATTCAACGAGCAACGAACAACAAATATCGTTTTAACAATTATTGTTCTGACAATTATCGACATTAAAATAATAACATTAATTTTAGGAAATGAAATCAGATTCATTCTTTTACCAAACAacgaatataaaattaaattaactaatAGTCCATAATAATAAACTAACGACAAATATCGTCGTGACAATATCCGCTCAACGGCTAACAGACGACGGCCAATATACGACAAAGATAGTTGTAATTAGTCACTCAATATAAGAGTTTCACCATTAGAAAAAAGGTTAGTCCAAATATAGGTTCGTTGCAATTAGTCAGTTATTAAGATTTCAGCATTAAAAGAAACAAGCTTAGTTTAAATTCAGGTCCTAATTAATTGATTACACACTCACCAaagaataaattcaaaattaaattacaaaatcTGGGATTAAaatcaaatctctctctctaagGGAATCGTTTGACTTTGTGTATAAGGATTGGTTTTATCATCTCAACATGCAATGGTTAAGTCACAAATTTTTGTGAATAAAGATTGGTCCTAATTAACTCACGACAAAGAccatttttaaagaaaaacagTTGAAATACTCAGAAAAAGCTCTTTTTTATGCCTTGTTTTAAGTACTACAAAAATAAATTCTTACGGCAAAGACCATCTATAAATAGCGACCTATGTTTTCACCATTTCACtcatctctctcactctctatcTCTCTATTCACCATTTCACtcatctctctcactctctatctctctctcaacACTTAGTTTCAGTCTCCTTAGCTTCTTTCTCTCTTAAACTCTCAGTTTCTTCAAGCAAATGGCCATGGCATCAACATCGAACTCAAACGTAAACGTATGCATCTCTAGctctctcgctctctctctctagctCTCTCATGGTGTTTATTTTGGGATCTGATTTTGCAGATTTCGCAAATGGAATGGAAATGGGATGAACAGTACCGATGCTTTAGGGTCAATGGTGTCCTCTTCCCCATGCCTCTAAATCAAAGGCTTCCATTTGTTAGTTTAATTCACTCATTCTTAACTtctttataatatttattttcattgtaataACGTCGAAGAGGCGAAGGTGTCTGTAAGCAGAGAGATCTAGAAATCGATCTTCTTTCCCAAGGGAAAAAGACATGAGATTCGATGTGTTCGAATTTTTGTGTCTCGTTTTCAGCCCCCTGATTCTTTGGTTTTTATTGTTTTCCttgatttttaatttcttgTGAGTTGGTAAAATTTTTAGGGTTTcactagaattttttttatttagcttTTTCTGTTATTTATTAATTGAAGtatgattaattaattcagAGTTAGTGTATACATTCTTATcatgttatttttaatatacataAGTATAGAATAGTGATTAAGGCTGTTATAATAAATAGTATTTAGTAAAAATGATGCAAGTCATTATGATTTACAGGTCACATACCTATTTTGgcattaataattttatactttGAAATAGCAAAATCAGATCTGGCTGTTTAATTATCACATAACTTTGGAAATGGTTAGCTTCTACTTAAAACAAAATTGTATATATAACTAATATATTTTCTtacatttacttttatttttatattacaGGAAGATGTTGCAAGAAGGGAACGAACTCTTAGAAGAGCAACAAGAATGGAAAGTAAGCTGTA carries:
- the LOC121782212 gene encoding putative cysteine-rich receptor-like protein kinase 12, with protein sequence MITQNLLFLIYSSLLILSGSAHSFQTKCPPSSCGLVRNISYPFRLSTCRGPGYELVCENNVTLLYRKSRKYYVKEIDYQYHNIRLSAISTNDNICSLPSYPLDEDIFFSIMFPDFEHLIYLVRCEHPLHNSSLFTQLTDCEQSTKYTYIKLGNLTPNDIDNMCTIVSILTTSGCLQYLNNVSLDPISRCSQILNNASLSEIYQSLLYGFDMSWWSFMCSYCKGGTWGCSPISDGLVDCGHPLSQQYYKWVYILDSFRSPKGPTGGCLLILMLILAVVFGGLIIPLKIMVIIALGAYFWTQTTPFLLPGAQSIDELPRMVHLEKPYSLSEVTVVSMEVRFIMGFLGGMWFLIYKFRRRHLSAYEEIESFLQNDNHLSPIRYSYSEIKKMTRNFREKLGEGGFGSVYKGKLRSGHYVAVKLLGKAKIKDKDFINEIGTIGRIHHVNVVQLVGYCAERSKRVLILDFMPNGSLDKYILNPEKASSLDWDMKFKIAVGVARGIQYLHSGCDIKILHFDIKPHNILLDDKFVPKVSDFGLAKLCSVEKDTVTITAARGTIGYVTPELINRSIGLVSHKADVYSFGMLLMEMAGVNRELRENKDDSTKYFPDWIYDCINKGKGIVIGEAENTNIDNYNVIGKSVLEKMTIVGLWCIQMNPDNRPSMNTVLEMLEGYVEDLKIPEHPSHLVNEDKSRAADSTGSASQMDYDNGSVIEISIA
- the LOC121782213 gene encoding probable inactive receptor kinase At4g23740 — its product is MLYDYYSNGSVHSLLHGQTADVDWETRVKIAVGIAEIHKKLGGMLVYGNIKASNIFLNQQLYGCVSDFVLSNMMKSRLKPTSSDVYSLGILLLELLTRKNPAAVNLVKLVNSVKTNERAANVFDPDLLKHPSISEQMIKMLQIGVKCVANSAKKRPKISEVVEMLADIDILNRVSRSLDSTSREGKLVFVEDVNVDPIFEIEHLLEASAEVVGKGSFGNSYKITLNNGSVVMVKRCKDVNPTFKDFQNHVELFGKMNHTNIGRLKAFYYSRYEKLLLYDYYTQGCISSLHGIRGDDWVTRFKIALGAARGIAHVHGQDQKLVLGNIKSSNIFLNDQNHAIVAFDAGLANLISPERLPCVLDSVYCAPEVKNVAGVSQASDVYSFGVVLLDLFYGESSQDFESLPELVGTVNHTHEWHADLVDVACLRYGDEQAVAQVLQMAAGCVGTAVERRPTIFEMVKVLEEIECSSVQSGMESLLENLLPMLSP